One Carettochelys insculpta isolate YL-2023 chromosome 15, ASM3395843v1, whole genome shotgun sequence DNA window includes the following coding sequences:
- the FGFR4 gene encoding fibroblast growth factor receptor 4 isoform X3 has protein sequence MPPSLPCALLGLLAALTTWAQATGAAGRRLEPALHEAEEQHLLLDPGSVLQLLCGANHSRAVTWYKDAKRLSPGGRVHMWQSTLEIAAVAYEDSGLYVCQVQDTGQALRNFSVSIVGMRPSSTSTPGPEAADSLASGDDDEDSHRDGSLGDSREAPAYRRAPYWTHPQRMDKRLHAVPAGNTVKFRCPASGSPTPRIRWLKNGQEFRGEHRIGGIRLRPQHWSLVMESVVPSDRGNYTCLVENQVGRIRYSYLLDVLERSPHRPILQAGLPANTTAVVGSDVEFFCKVYSDAQPHIQWLRHIEVNGSSYGPDGVPYVQVLKTADINSSEVEVLFLHNVSQEDAGEYTCLAGNSIGLSHQSAWLTVLPEEQGRELEAPETSYTDIVIYTSGSLAVAMAVVIVVLCRMQSQPSKQPLAPLAVHKLSKFPLIRQFSLDSSCSGKSGASLVRVTRLSSSCAPMLPGLLERDLPLDPTWEFPRDKLVLGKPLGEGCFGQVVRAEAYGLDRARPDRALTVAVKMLKDSATDKDLAHLVSEVEMMKLMDNHKNIINLLGVCTQDGPLFVLVEFAAKGNLREYLRARRPPTPDYAVDGYAGPEESLSFQDLVSCCYQVARGMEYLESKRCIHRDLAARNVLVTAENVLKIADFGLARDVHDIDYYKKTSNGRLPVKWMAPEALFDRVYTHQSDVWSFGILMWEIFTLGGSPYPGIPVEELFKLLREGHRMDKPSNCTPELYMLMRECWHAAPSQRPTFKQLVEGLDKVLAAVSEEYLDLSMPFEQYSPSCEDTASTCSSDDSVFTHEPLPGAPGLFSYRSGKT, from the exons CGCTGcatgaggcagaggagcagcacctcctgctggaccCCGGGAGTGTGCTGCAGCTTCTCTGCGGTGCCAACCACAGCCGGGCTGTCACCTGGTACAAGGACGCCAAGCGGCTCTCGCCTGGCGGGCGCGTGCACATGTGGCAGAGCACGCTGGAGATTGCAGCAGTCGCCTATGAGGACTCGGGGCTGTACGTGTGCCAGGTGCAGGACACGGGACAGGCTCTGCGCAACTTCTCCGTCTCCATTGTGGGTATgaggcccagcagcaccagcactcCCGGCCCAGAGGCAGCAG ACTCGCTGGCGTCTGGTGATGACGACGAAGACAGCCACAGGGACGGTTCTCTGGGTGATTCGCGTGAGGCGCCCGCGTACCGCAGAG CACCGTACTGGACACACCCGCAGCGGATGGACAAGCGGCTGCACGCCGTCCCCGCAGGGAACACGGTCAAGTTCCGCTGCCCAGCCTCGGGgagccccaccccccgcatccgcTGGCTGAAGAACGGGCAGGAGTTTCGGGGGGAGCACCGCATCGGCGGCATCCGG CTGCGGCCCCAGCACTGGAGCTTGGTCATGGAGAGCGTGGTGCCCTCCGACCGCGGCAACTACACCTGCCTGGTGGAGAACCAGGTGGGCAGGATCCGCTACAGCTACCTGCTGGACGTGCTAG AGAGGTCCCCGCACCGGCCCATCCTGCAGGCGGGGCTGCCGGCCAACACCACGGCGGTGGTGGGCAGCGACGTGGAGTTCTTCTGCAAAGTGTACAGCGATGCGCAGCCCCACATCCAGTGGCTCCGGCACATCGAGGTGAACGGCAGCAGCTACGGCCCCGACGGGGTGCCCTACGTCCAGGTGCTCAAG ACAGCCGACATTAACAGCTCAGAGGTGGAGGTGCTGTTCCTGCACAACGTCTCCCAGGAGGATGCTGGGGAGTACACCTGCCTGGCCGGGAACTCCATCGgcctgtcccaccagtcagcCTGGCTCACTGTGCTGCCAG AGGAGCAGGGGCGGGAGCTGGAGGCCCCCGAGACCAGCTACACCGACATTGTCATCTACACGTCAGGCTCCCTGGCCGTGGCCATGGCCGTGGTCATCGTGGTGCTGTGCCGCatgcagagccagcccagcaagCAGCCCCTGGCGCCCTTGGCCGTGCACAAGCTCTCCAAGTTCCCGCTCATCCGCCAG TTCTCCTTGGACTCGAGCTGCTCAGGAAAGTCCGGCGCATCCCTGGTGCGTGTCACTCGCCTCTCGTCCAGCTGcgcccccatgctgccagggctccTGGAGCGCGACCTGCCCCTGGACCCCACCTGGGAGTTCCCCCGAGACAA gctggtgctgggcaagCCCCTGGGCGAGGGCTGCTTCGGGCAGGTGGTGCGCGCGGAGGCCTATGGGCTGGACAGGGCCCGGCCGGACAGGGCCCTCACGGTGGCGGTGAAGATGCTGAAAG ACAGCGCCACGGACAAAGACCTGGCGCACCTGGTCTCCGAGGTGGAGATGATGAAGCTGATGGACAACCACAAGAACATCATCAACCTGCTGGGCGTCTGCACGCAGGACG GGCCGCTGTTTGTGCTGGTGGAGTTTGCTGCCAAGGGGAACCTGCGGGAATACCTGCGCGCCcggcgccccccaacacccgactaTGCCGTGGACGGCTACGCGGGGCCCGAGGAGTCCCTCTCCTTCCAGGACCTGGTCTCCTGCTGCTACCAGGTGGCCCGGGGCATGGAGTACCTGGAGTCGAAGCGG tgcatcCACAGGGACCTGGCAGCCCGCAACGTGCTGGTCACCGCCGAGAACGTGCTGAAAATCGCCGACTTCGGCCTGGCTCGCGACGTCCACGACATTGACTACTACAAAAAGACCAGCAAC GGCCGGCTGCCGGTGAAGTGGATGGCACCCGAGGCCCTGTTTGATCGAGTGTACACGCACCAGAGCGACGT GTGGTCCTTCGGGATCCTGATGTGGGAGATCTTCACGCTGGGGGGCTCGCCCTACCCAGGCATCCCGGTGGAGGAGCTCTTCAAGCTGCTGCGGGAAGGGCACCGCATGGACAAGCCCTCCAACTGCACCCCTGAGCT GTACATGCTGATGAGGGAGTGCTGGCACGCCGCCCCCTCCCAGCGCCCCACCTTCAAGCAGCTGGTGGaggggctggacaaagtcctggcggCCGTCTCGGAGGAG TACCTGGACCTGTCCATGCCCTTCGAGCAGTATTCGCCCTCCTGCGAGGACACcgccagcacctgctcctccgACGACTCCGTCTTCACCCACGAGCCCCTGCCCGGTGCCCCCGGGCTCTTCTCCTACCGCAGCGGGAAGACGTGA
- the FGFR4 gene encoding fibroblast growth factor receptor 4 isoform X5, producing the protein MPPSLPCALLGLLAALTTWAQATGAAGRRLEPALHEAEEQHLLLDPGSVLQLLCGANHSRAVTWYKDAKRLSPGGRVHMWQSTLEIAAVAYEDSGLYVCQVQDTGQALRNFSVSIVDSLASGDDDEDSHRDGSLGDSREAPAYRRAPYWTHPQRMDKRLHAVPAGNTVKFRCPASGSPTPRIRWLKNGQEFRGEHRIGGIRLRPQHWSLVMESVVPSDRGNYTCLVENQVGRIRYSYLLDVLERSPHRPILQAGLPANTTAVVGSDVEFFCKVYSDAQPHIQWLRHIEVNGSSYGPDGVPYVQVLKTADINSSEVEVLFLHNVSQEDAGEYTCLAGNSIGLSHQSAWLTVLPEEQGRELEAPETSYTDIVIYTSGSLAVAMAVVIVVLCRMQSQPSKQPLAPLAVHKLSKFPLIRQFSLDSSCSGKSGASLVRVTRLSSSCAPMLPGLLERDLPLDPTWEFPRDKLVLGKPLGEGCFGQVVRAEAYGLDRARPDRALTVAVKMLKDSATDKDLAHLVSEVEMMKLMDNHKNIINLLGVCTQDGPLFVLVEFAAKGNLREYLRARRPPTPDYAVDGYAGPEESLSFQDLVSCCYQVARGMEYLESKRCIHRDLAARNVLVTAENVLKIADFGLARDVHDIDYYKKTSNGRLPVKWMAPEALFDRVYTHQSDVWSFGILMWEIFTLGGSPYPGIPVEELFKLLREGHRMDKPSNCTPELYMLMRECWHAAPSQRPTFKQLVEGLDKVLAAVSEEYLDLSMPFEQYSPSCEDTASTCSSDDSVFTHEPLPGAPGLFSYRSGKT; encoded by the exons CGCTGcatgaggcagaggagcagcacctcctgctggaccCCGGGAGTGTGCTGCAGCTTCTCTGCGGTGCCAACCACAGCCGGGCTGTCACCTGGTACAAGGACGCCAAGCGGCTCTCGCCTGGCGGGCGCGTGCACATGTGGCAGAGCACGCTGGAGATTGCAGCAGTCGCCTATGAGGACTCGGGGCTGTACGTGTGCCAGGTGCAGGACACGGGACAGGCTCTGCGCAACTTCTCCGTCTCCATTGTGG ACTCGCTGGCGTCTGGTGATGACGACGAAGACAGCCACAGGGACGGTTCTCTGGGTGATTCGCGTGAGGCGCCCGCGTACCGCAGAG CACCGTACTGGACACACCCGCAGCGGATGGACAAGCGGCTGCACGCCGTCCCCGCAGGGAACACGGTCAAGTTCCGCTGCCCAGCCTCGGGgagccccaccccccgcatccgcTGGCTGAAGAACGGGCAGGAGTTTCGGGGGGAGCACCGCATCGGCGGCATCCGG CTGCGGCCCCAGCACTGGAGCTTGGTCATGGAGAGCGTGGTGCCCTCCGACCGCGGCAACTACACCTGCCTGGTGGAGAACCAGGTGGGCAGGATCCGCTACAGCTACCTGCTGGACGTGCTAG AGAGGTCCCCGCACCGGCCCATCCTGCAGGCGGGGCTGCCGGCCAACACCACGGCGGTGGTGGGCAGCGACGTGGAGTTCTTCTGCAAAGTGTACAGCGATGCGCAGCCCCACATCCAGTGGCTCCGGCACATCGAGGTGAACGGCAGCAGCTACGGCCCCGACGGGGTGCCCTACGTCCAGGTGCTCAAG ACAGCCGACATTAACAGCTCAGAGGTGGAGGTGCTGTTCCTGCACAACGTCTCCCAGGAGGATGCTGGGGAGTACACCTGCCTGGCCGGGAACTCCATCGgcctgtcccaccagtcagcCTGGCTCACTGTGCTGCCAG AGGAGCAGGGGCGGGAGCTGGAGGCCCCCGAGACCAGCTACACCGACATTGTCATCTACACGTCAGGCTCCCTGGCCGTGGCCATGGCCGTGGTCATCGTGGTGCTGTGCCGCatgcagagccagcccagcaagCAGCCCCTGGCGCCCTTGGCCGTGCACAAGCTCTCCAAGTTCCCGCTCATCCGCCAG TTCTCCTTGGACTCGAGCTGCTCAGGAAAGTCCGGCGCATCCCTGGTGCGTGTCACTCGCCTCTCGTCCAGCTGcgcccccatgctgccagggctccTGGAGCGCGACCTGCCCCTGGACCCCACCTGGGAGTTCCCCCGAGACAA gctggtgctgggcaagCCCCTGGGCGAGGGCTGCTTCGGGCAGGTGGTGCGCGCGGAGGCCTATGGGCTGGACAGGGCCCGGCCGGACAGGGCCCTCACGGTGGCGGTGAAGATGCTGAAAG ACAGCGCCACGGACAAAGACCTGGCGCACCTGGTCTCCGAGGTGGAGATGATGAAGCTGATGGACAACCACAAGAACATCATCAACCTGCTGGGCGTCTGCACGCAGGACG GGCCGCTGTTTGTGCTGGTGGAGTTTGCTGCCAAGGGGAACCTGCGGGAATACCTGCGCGCCcggcgccccccaacacccgactaTGCCGTGGACGGCTACGCGGGGCCCGAGGAGTCCCTCTCCTTCCAGGACCTGGTCTCCTGCTGCTACCAGGTGGCCCGGGGCATGGAGTACCTGGAGTCGAAGCGG tgcatcCACAGGGACCTGGCAGCCCGCAACGTGCTGGTCACCGCCGAGAACGTGCTGAAAATCGCCGACTTCGGCCTGGCTCGCGACGTCCACGACATTGACTACTACAAAAAGACCAGCAAC GGCCGGCTGCCGGTGAAGTGGATGGCACCCGAGGCCCTGTTTGATCGAGTGTACACGCACCAGAGCGACGT GTGGTCCTTCGGGATCCTGATGTGGGAGATCTTCACGCTGGGGGGCTCGCCCTACCCAGGCATCCCGGTGGAGGAGCTCTTCAAGCTGCTGCGGGAAGGGCACCGCATGGACAAGCCCTCCAACTGCACCCCTGAGCT GTACATGCTGATGAGGGAGTGCTGGCACGCCGCCCCCTCCCAGCGCCCCACCTTCAAGCAGCTGGTGGaggggctggacaaagtcctggcggCCGTCTCGGAGGAG TACCTGGACCTGTCCATGCCCTTCGAGCAGTATTCGCCCTCCTGCGAGGACACcgccagcacctgctcctccgACGACTCCGTCTTCACCCACGAGCCCCTGCCCGGTGCCCCCGGGCTCTTCTCCTACCGCAGCGGGAAGACGTGA
- the FGFR4 gene encoding fibroblast growth factor receptor 4 isoform X1 has protein sequence MPPSLPCALLGLLAALTTWAQATGAAGRRLEPALHEAEEQHLLLDPGSVLQLLCGANHSRAVTWYKDAKRLSPGGRVHMWQSTLEIAAVAYEDSGLYVCQVQDTGQALRNFSVSIVGMRPSSTSTPGPEAADSLASGDDDEDSHRDGSLGDSREAPAYRRAPYWTHPQRMDKRLHAVPAGNTVKFRCPASGSPTPRIRWLKNGQEFRGEHRIGGIRLRPQHWSLVMESVVPSDRGNYTCLVENQVGRIRYSYLLDVLERSPHRPILQAGLPANTTAVVGSDVEFFCKVYSDAQPHIQWLRHIEVNGSSYGPDGVPYVQVLKTADINSSEVEVLFLHNVSQEDAGEYTCLAGNSIGLSHQSAWLTVLPEEQGRELEAPETSYTDIVIYTSGSLAVAMAVVIVVLCRMQSQPSKQPLAPLAVHKLSKFPLIRQFSLDSSCSGKSGASLVRVTRLSSSCAPMLPGLLERDLPLDPTWEFPRDKLVLGKPLGEGCFGQVVRAEAYGLDRARPDRALTVAVKMLKDSATDKDLAHLVSEVEMMKLMDNHKNIINLLGVCTQDGPLFVLVEFAAKGNLREYLRARRPPTPDYAVDGYAGPEESLSFQDLVSCCYQVARGMEYLESKRCIHRDLAARNVLVTAENVLKIADFGLARDVHDIDYYKKTSNGRLPVKWMAPEALFDRVYTHQSDVWSFGILMWEIFTLGGSPYPGIPVEELFKLLREGHRMDKPSNCTPELTWTCPCPSSSIRPPARTPPAPAPPTTPSSPTSPCPVPPGSSPTAAGRREGTGAGSCPRGLAGGLVVGQGLGRKAAQWWRCHRALEQSLCPGTRALSRTPHAADPAPDSPPPPLQPALQRARGMEPCLWACCPEGLPWAPAVLKGVVMLCVWEQPPPAHPAQLQGVFMYIASNARELSPG, from the exons CGCTGcatgaggcagaggagcagcacctcctgctggaccCCGGGAGTGTGCTGCAGCTTCTCTGCGGTGCCAACCACAGCCGGGCTGTCACCTGGTACAAGGACGCCAAGCGGCTCTCGCCTGGCGGGCGCGTGCACATGTGGCAGAGCACGCTGGAGATTGCAGCAGTCGCCTATGAGGACTCGGGGCTGTACGTGTGCCAGGTGCAGGACACGGGACAGGCTCTGCGCAACTTCTCCGTCTCCATTGTGGGTATgaggcccagcagcaccagcactcCCGGCCCAGAGGCAGCAG ACTCGCTGGCGTCTGGTGATGACGACGAAGACAGCCACAGGGACGGTTCTCTGGGTGATTCGCGTGAGGCGCCCGCGTACCGCAGAG CACCGTACTGGACACACCCGCAGCGGATGGACAAGCGGCTGCACGCCGTCCCCGCAGGGAACACGGTCAAGTTCCGCTGCCCAGCCTCGGGgagccccaccccccgcatccgcTGGCTGAAGAACGGGCAGGAGTTTCGGGGGGAGCACCGCATCGGCGGCATCCGG CTGCGGCCCCAGCACTGGAGCTTGGTCATGGAGAGCGTGGTGCCCTCCGACCGCGGCAACTACACCTGCCTGGTGGAGAACCAGGTGGGCAGGATCCGCTACAGCTACCTGCTGGACGTGCTAG AGAGGTCCCCGCACCGGCCCATCCTGCAGGCGGGGCTGCCGGCCAACACCACGGCGGTGGTGGGCAGCGACGTGGAGTTCTTCTGCAAAGTGTACAGCGATGCGCAGCCCCACATCCAGTGGCTCCGGCACATCGAGGTGAACGGCAGCAGCTACGGCCCCGACGGGGTGCCCTACGTCCAGGTGCTCAAG ACAGCCGACATTAACAGCTCAGAGGTGGAGGTGCTGTTCCTGCACAACGTCTCCCAGGAGGATGCTGGGGAGTACACCTGCCTGGCCGGGAACTCCATCGgcctgtcccaccagtcagcCTGGCTCACTGTGCTGCCAG AGGAGCAGGGGCGGGAGCTGGAGGCCCCCGAGACCAGCTACACCGACATTGTCATCTACACGTCAGGCTCCCTGGCCGTGGCCATGGCCGTGGTCATCGTGGTGCTGTGCCGCatgcagagccagcccagcaagCAGCCCCTGGCGCCCTTGGCCGTGCACAAGCTCTCCAAGTTCCCGCTCATCCGCCAG TTCTCCTTGGACTCGAGCTGCTCAGGAAAGTCCGGCGCATCCCTGGTGCGTGTCACTCGCCTCTCGTCCAGCTGcgcccccatgctgccagggctccTGGAGCGCGACCTGCCCCTGGACCCCACCTGGGAGTTCCCCCGAGACAA gctggtgctgggcaagCCCCTGGGCGAGGGCTGCTTCGGGCAGGTGGTGCGCGCGGAGGCCTATGGGCTGGACAGGGCCCGGCCGGACAGGGCCCTCACGGTGGCGGTGAAGATGCTGAAAG ACAGCGCCACGGACAAAGACCTGGCGCACCTGGTCTCCGAGGTGGAGATGATGAAGCTGATGGACAACCACAAGAACATCATCAACCTGCTGGGCGTCTGCACGCAGGACG GGCCGCTGTTTGTGCTGGTGGAGTTTGCTGCCAAGGGGAACCTGCGGGAATACCTGCGCGCCcggcgccccccaacacccgactaTGCCGTGGACGGCTACGCGGGGCCCGAGGAGTCCCTCTCCTTCCAGGACCTGGTCTCCTGCTGCTACCAGGTGGCCCGGGGCATGGAGTACCTGGAGTCGAAGCGG tgcatcCACAGGGACCTGGCAGCCCGCAACGTGCTGGTCACCGCCGAGAACGTGCTGAAAATCGCCGACTTCGGCCTGGCTCGCGACGTCCACGACATTGACTACTACAAAAAGACCAGCAAC GGCCGGCTGCCGGTGAAGTGGATGGCACCCGAGGCCCTGTTTGATCGAGTGTACACGCACCAGAGCGACGT GTGGTCCTTCGGGATCCTGATGTGGGAGATCTTCACGCTGGGGGGCTCGCCCTACCCAGGCATCCCGGTGGAGGAGCTCTTCAAGCTGCTGCGGGAAGGGCACCGCATGGACAAGCCCTCCAACTGCACCCCTGAGCT TACCTGGACCTGTCCATGCCCTTCGAGCAGTATTCGCCCTCCTGCGAGGACACcgccagcacctgctcctccgACGACTCCGTCTTCACCCACGAGCCCCTGCCCGGTGCCCCCGGGCTCTTCTCCTACCGCAGCGGGAAGACGTGAGGGCaccggggcagggagctgcccaaggGGCTTAGCTGGGGGACTGGTGgtcgggcaggggctgggaagaaAGGCAGCTCAATGGTGGCGCTGCCACAGGGCGCTGGAGCAGTCACTGTGCCCGGGCACCAGAGCCCTCTCCAGGACACCCCATGCAGCTGACCCTGCTCCCGACAGCCCCCCGCCTCCGCTGCAGCCTGCCCTACAGAGAGctaggggcatggagccctgcctgTGGGCTTGCTGCCCGGAGGGGCTGCCCTGGGCGCCCGCTGTCCTTAAGGGCGTGGTGATGCTCTGCGTCTGGGAGCAGCCCCCGCCCgcccacccagcacagctgcagggagtATTTATGTACATAGCGTCTAATGCACGTGAACTGTCACCTGGATAA
- the FGFR4 gene encoding fibroblast growth factor receptor 4 isoform X2 yields MPPSLPCALLGLLAALTTWAQATGAAGRRLEPALHEAEEQHLLLDPGSVLQLLCGANHSRAVTWYKDAKRLSPGGRVHMWQSTLEIAAVAYEDSGLYVCQVQDTGQALRNFSVSIVDSLASGDDDEDSHRDGSLGDSREAPAYRRAPYWTHPQRMDKRLHAVPAGNTVKFRCPASGSPTPRIRWLKNGQEFRGEHRIGGIRLRPQHWSLVMESVVPSDRGNYTCLVENQVGRIRYSYLLDVLERSPHRPILQAGLPANTTAVVGSDVEFFCKVYSDAQPHIQWLRHIEVNGSSYGPDGVPYVQVLKTADINSSEVEVLFLHNVSQEDAGEYTCLAGNSIGLSHQSAWLTVLPEEQGRELEAPETSYTDIVIYTSGSLAVAMAVVIVVLCRMQSQPSKQPLAPLAVHKLSKFPLIRQFSLDSSCSGKSGASLVRVTRLSSSCAPMLPGLLERDLPLDPTWEFPRDKLVLGKPLGEGCFGQVVRAEAYGLDRARPDRALTVAVKMLKDSATDKDLAHLVSEVEMMKLMDNHKNIINLLGVCTQDGPLFVLVEFAAKGNLREYLRARRPPTPDYAVDGYAGPEESLSFQDLVSCCYQVARGMEYLESKRCIHRDLAARNVLVTAENVLKIADFGLARDVHDIDYYKKTSNGRLPVKWMAPEALFDRVYTHQSDVWSFGILMWEIFTLGGSPYPGIPVEELFKLLREGHRMDKPSNCTPELTWTCPCPSSSIRPPARTPPAPAPPTTPSSPTSPCPVPPGSSPTAAGRREGTGAGSCPRGLAGGLVVGQGLGRKAAQWWRCHRALEQSLCPGTRALSRTPHAADPAPDSPPPPLQPALQRARGMEPCLWACCPEGLPWAPAVLKGVVMLCVWEQPPPAHPAQLQGVFMYIASNARELSPG; encoded by the exons CGCTGcatgaggcagaggagcagcacctcctgctggaccCCGGGAGTGTGCTGCAGCTTCTCTGCGGTGCCAACCACAGCCGGGCTGTCACCTGGTACAAGGACGCCAAGCGGCTCTCGCCTGGCGGGCGCGTGCACATGTGGCAGAGCACGCTGGAGATTGCAGCAGTCGCCTATGAGGACTCGGGGCTGTACGTGTGCCAGGTGCAGGACACGGGACAGGCTCTGCGCAACTTCTCCGTCTCCATTGTGG ACTCGCTGGCGTCTGGTGATGACGACGAAGACAGCCACAGGGACGGTTCTCTGGGTGATTCGCGTGAGGCGCCCGCGTACCGCAGAG CACCGTACTGGACACACCCGCAGCGGATGGACAAGCGGCTGCACGCCGTCCCCGCAGGGAACACGGTCAAGTTCCGCTGCCCAGCCTCGGGgagccccaccccccgcatccgcTGGCTGAAGAACGGGCAGGAGTTTCGGGGGGAGCACCGCATCGGCGGCATCCGG CTGCGGCCCCAGCACTGGAGCTTGGTCATGGAGAGCGTGGTGCCCTCCGACCGCGGCAACTACACCTGCCTGGTGGAGAACCAGGTGGGCAGGATCCGCTACAGCTACCTGCTGGACGTGCTAG AGAGGTCCCCGCACCGGCCCATCCTGCAGGCGGGGCTGCCGGCCAACACCACGGCGGTGGTGGGCAGCGACGTGGAGTTCTTCTGCAAAGTGTACAGCGATGCGCAGCCCCACATCCAGTGGCTCCGGCACATCGAGGTGAACGGCAGCAGCTACGGCCCCGACGGGGTGCCCTACGTCCAGGTGCTCAAG ACAGCCGACATTAACAGCTCAGAGGTGGAGGTGCTGTTCCTGCACAACGTCTCCCAGGAGGATGCTGGGGAGTACACCTGCCTGGCCGGGAACTCCATCGgcctgtcccaccagtcagcCTGGCTCACTGTGCTGCCAG AGGAGCAGGGGCGGGAGCTGGAGGCCCCCGAGACCAGCTACACCGACATTGTCATCTACACGTCAGGCTCCCTGGCCGTGGCCATGGCCGTGGTCATCGTGGTGCTGTGCCGCatgcagagccagcccagcaagCAGCCCCTGGCGCCCTTGGCCGTGCACAAGCTCTCCAAGTTCCCGCTCATCCGCCAG TTCTCCTTGGACTCGAGCTGCTCAGGAAAGTCCGGCGCATCCCTGGTGCGTGTCACTCGCCTCTCGTCCAGCTGcgcccccatgctgccagggctccTGGAGCGCGACCTGCCCCTGGACCCCACCTGGGAGTTCCCCCGAGACAA gctggtgctgggcaagCCCCTGGGCGAGGGCTGCTTCGGGCAGGTGGTGCGCGCGGAGGCCTATGGGCTGGACAGGGCCCGGCCGGACAGGGCCCTCACGGTGGCGGTGAAGATGCTGAAAG ACAGCGCCACGGACAAAGACCTGGCGCACCTGGTCTCCGAGGTGGAGATGATGAAGCTGATGGACAACCACAAGAACATCATCAACCTGCTGGGCGTCTGCACGCAGGACG GGCCGCTGTTTGTGCTGGTGGAGTTTGCTGCCAAGGGGAACCTGCGGGAATACCTGCGCGCCcggcgccccccaacacccgactaTGCCGTGGACGGCTACGCGGGGCCCGAGGAGTCCCTCTCCTTCCAGGACCTGGTCTCCTGCTGCTACCAGGTGGCCCGGGGCATGGAGTACCTGGAGTCGAAGCGG tgcatcCACAGGGACCTGGCAGCCCGCAACGTGCTGGTCACCGCCGAGAACGTGCTGAAAATCGCCGACTTCGGCCTGGCTCGCGACGTCCACGACATTGACTACTACAAAAAGACCAGCAAC GGCCGGCTGCCGGTGAAGTGGATGGCACCCGAGGCCCTGTTTGATCGAGTGTACACGCACCAGAGCGACGT GTGGTCCTTCGGGATCCTGATGTGGGAGATCTTCACGCTGGGGGGCTCGCCCTACCCAGGCATCCCGGTGGAGGAGCTCTTCAAGCTGCTGCGGGAAGGGCACCGCATGGACAAGCCCTCCAACTGCACCCCTGAGCT TACCTGGACCTGTCCATGCCCTTCGAGCAGTATTCGCCCTCCTGCGAGGACACcgccagcacctgctcctccgACGACTCCGTCTTCACCCACGAGCCCCTGCCCGGTGCCCCCGGGCTCTTCTCCTACCGCAGCGGGAAGACGTGAGGGCaccggggcagggagctgcccaaggGGCTTAGCTGGGGGACTGGTGgtcgggcaggggctgggaagaaAGGCAGCTCAATGGTGGCGCTGCCACAGGGCGCTGGAGCAGTCACTGTGCCCGGGCACCAGAGCCCTCTCCAGGACACCCCATGCAGCTGACCCTGCTCCCGACAGCCCCCCGCCTCCGCTGCAGCCTGCCCTACAGAGAGctaggggcatggagccctgcctgTGGGCTTGCTGCCCGGAGGGGCTGCCCTGGGCGCCCGCTGTCCTTAAGGGCGTGGTGATGCTCTGCGTCTGGGAGCAGCCCCCGCCCgcccacccagcacagctgcagggagtATTTATGTACATAGCGTCTAATGCACGTGAACTGTCACCTGGATAA